In Deltaproteobacteria bacterium, the genomic window ACTCCCGGAACGACCGTGCGGAGTCCGCCGATTCCGCGGGGACCGGGAGCATTCCGAACGCGTGGACGATTTCCGGCGCGGGGAAATCCGCGGAAACGACGATCGCCTTCCCGCCGGTGACGGCCCTCCATCCCCGGACGACCGCGGACGGATCGGACCCCAGGACTATGCTCCCGCGTGGATGACCGCGAGGATGACCGCCTCCCGTTCGTCGGCGGAGTGCACGTGGTGCGGGATCGTGGAGTTGTAGTAGATGCTGTCCCCTTCCTCCAGCACGTCGGAGAGCGTCCCGAGGAACACCTGGACCTTCCCCGACAGCACGTAGAGGAATTCCTCGCCGTCGTGCGAACTCCGGGCGGTCGGGGGCTCCGAGAGCGGCTGGAGCCGGACGAGGAACGGCTCCATCCGTCGTCCCGCCTTCCCCGCGCCG contains:
- a CDS encoding cupin domain-containing protein; the encoded protein is MEPFLVRLQPLSEPPTARSSHDGEEFLYVLSGKVQVFLGTLSDVLEEGDSIYYNSTIPHHVHSADEREAVILAVIHAGA